Below is a genomic region from Mycobacteriales bacterium.
GCAGGTGGCCTTCGACGACTGACGGCGTCAGGCGCGCATGCCGAATGCATCCATGCGGGCGTTGATCGCGTCCATCCATTCGGATGGCGTTCCCCCGCCCGGCAAGTGCACCCCTGCCTCGCTTCGCCAGAGAGCGTCCCCCAGCGATGCCCGGATGTGCCAGGCCATGACCCGGTCGAGTGCCACGTCCGTGCCGGACAGTCGACGGTAGTGGGAAGCGGTCGCCGTAAGCAGGGCGAGGTCCGGGCCGCCCTCGGCCGGAAGGCAGCGGAAGTCGTACTCAAGGTCGGCGACGCTGCAAGTCTCGAAGTCGACGACAGCCCGCAGCTGCAGCCGATCCGGGTGCCACAGCTGGTTGTGCCCGTGCAGGTCGCCGTGCACCAGTACGGGCCCACCCGGCCGTGCCAGGACCTCGTCCGCCCAGTCACACCAGAAGAGCAGGTGCCGCTGCTGATCAGTCCGGATCCATGCGCCGAAGCGGGTCCGCAGTTCCTCGGTGGTTGCCGGCTGCGGTGGAGTGGGAAACCAGCTGATCGCGCGGCGCGCGCTCGCCAGCGTCTCCGGTCGGTGCATGTTCGTCAGGAACGACGCCAGTTCGGCGCCGATCTCCTCGACCTCCGCCCGGTCGGCGGACCTGACCATCTCGATTGTGAGCGGACGGCCGGCGACGAACCGGGTGACCACCAGCACCGGATCGTCGGCGACGGCCACCACCGGCGGCAGGCGGAGCTCCACCTGCCGGTCGGCAAAGGTCCGGAGAATCTGCGCTTCGTTCCAGAGCCGCTCGGCCGCCGGCCGTGACCACGCGAACTTGACAACGGCCTCGCCGCCGACCAACGCGCTCGAGGACCACCACTGCGGATCACTCTCGCCGAGCCCCTCCCGCAGGGCGATGGCGTCGTCAGCCAGGTCCGGAGCGACCATACTCAGCGCACGACGGATCGAGTCGACGGAGCCGTCCGCGACCCAGCCGAGCGTCACGACGCCTGCAGGTGATCGCGCACCAGGTCGGCTACGAGGTCGGGTGCCTCGCGATGCGGGAAGTGTCCGACGCCGTCCAGGGTCACGCGGCGGTAGGTGTCGAAGTGACCGTCGAGTCCTTCGGAGGATGGGGGCGGATCGCAGAGGTCCGAGCCTCCCTGCAGCATCAACGTCGGCACGCTCAGGTGGTCGACGGCATCCAGCCGTCGGCGCAACTCGTCGTAACGGCCGTCGCGTGGTTCGTCGGCGATGAATCGTGACCGGTAGGCGTTGAGCGTTATCGCCGTCCAGTCCGGGTTGCCGAAGCCCCGTGCCGTGGTCGCGAACTCGTCGTCATCGAACCATCCCGGTGGACTCCAGGTGTCCCATTGCACACGCGCGAAACCAACGGGATCGCGGCGAATCGCCTCGACGCCGTCGTCGACGTACATCAGCCACTGGTACCAGAATGCGCGCGCCTGCGGGAAGTTCGGCATCTCGAAGCGACCGCGGGGCTGGTAGGCCAGGGCAAGCGCAGCGACCGCGGTGACCCGCTCGGGAGCAAGCGCCGCGAGTGTGTACGCCGCACGGGCGCCCCAGTCGTGTCCGACGACGGCGAACCGGTCGAGACCGAGCGCGTCGGCGAGGTCGACGCTGTCCTGGGCCAGCGCCACGGCCTGCCCGTCGCGTGGTGTGCCGGGCGACCGGAACGTCGTGCCACCGGTGCCACGGTTGTCGGGAACGATGGCGCGGAATCCGGAGCTCGCCAGGCGGTGCGCGAGGTGTCGCCACCCGCGAGCGGTGTCCGGCCAACCGTGGAGAAGGAAGACCGGAGCACCGGCGGTGTCACCCACGTCGTCATAGGCAATGTCGAGGACGTCGCTCCGCGCCGATGCCATGGGGCCACGCTAGCCCCGCTTCGCGGCCGAGAATCCGTTCGCCTTGTCGGCGGCTGATCGCTACCGTCCCGCGAGTGATCCGCCGTTCCGTTCCCGTCCTCTGGCTATGTGGCCCTTCGGGCGTCGGCAAGACGTCCGTGGGCTGGGAGATCTTCACCCAGCTCGATGCGGCCGGAATCAAGACCGGCTACGTCGACATCGATCAGGTCGGGCTGTGCTACCCCGGATCCGCGGACGACCCTGACAACCACGGGATCAAGCGACAGAACGTCGGCGCGACCTGGCCGACCTTCCGGGCCGCGGGAGCCCAGTGTCTGGTGCTGTCCGGTCTTGTCGAATCCCGCGAGCTCGCGCACTCCTACGCCGAGCTCCTCCCGGATACGGAGCTGACGCTCTGTCGGCTCCGGGTGGGACATACGGAGCTCAGGAATCGCTTCATCCAGCGGGGATGGCGCACCGACCTGGTGGAGGACACCATCAAGGACGCGGAGGCGTTGGAGCACAGCAACTTCGCCGATCTGTCCGTCGACACTCACGGACTGTCCGTCCGGGCCGTTGCAGCATTGGTCCGGAAGCAGGCGGGCGGCTGGCCGCAGGGGCTCACGCCGTGACCATG
It encodes:
- a CDS encoding aminoglycoside phosphotransferase family protein → MTLGWVADGSVDSIRRALSMVAPDLADDAIALREGLGESDPQWWSSSALVGGEAVVKFAWSRPAAERLWNEAQILRTFADRQVELRLPPVVAVADDPVLVVTRFVAGRPLTIEMVRSADRAEVEEIGAELASFLTNMHRPETLASARRAISWFPTPPQPATTEELRTRFGAWIRTDQQRHLLFWCDWADEVLARPGGPVLVHGDLHGHNQLWHPDRLQLRAVVDFETCSVADLEYDFRCLPAEGGPDLALLTATASHYRRLSGTDVALDRVMAWHIRASLGDALWRSEAGVHLPGGGTPSEWMDAINARMDAFGMRA
- a CDS encoding alpha/beta hydrolase → MASARSDVLDIAYDDVGDTAGAPVFLLHGWPDTARGWRHLAHRLASSGFRAIVPDNRGTGGTTFRSPGTPRDGQAVALAQDSVDLADALGLDRFAVVGHDWGARAAYTLAALAPERVTAVAALALAYQPRGRFEMPNFPQARAFWYQWLMYVDDGVEAIRRDPVGFARVQWDTWSPPGWFDDDEFATTARGFGNPDWTAITLNAYRSRFIADEPRDGRYDELRRRLDAVDHLSVPTLMLQGGSDLCDPPPSSEGLDGHFDTYRRVTLDGVGHFPHREAPDLVADLVRDHLQAS